TGGTTGATTTGATAATGCAACAGCAGGAGGAGGACTTTATGATTTCGCCTCGAACTCAGAAAAGGGTAAACCCTAATTCCAGAGATCCACCTTCAATTACCTCTACTTCTTTCACCCGCTTTTCATTATCTACCATTGTGAACTTCTCCTCTTGCCATCTAGGGCCCGGTACTCCTGCGCACATGCatattatattaattttaaactctaaaaaccccaaagatacCTCATTCATTGAGGGCCAATTACCTACCCGGTGCAAATGTTAATTTGATAATAGTTCCGGCTTGTCCATCGCCTTGTACGACTTCAATATTGTCAATTATATCGGTGAGGGTTTGTTGGATGAGTTTAGCGAGCTCAAGTGTGTCCGTCAGCTCCCATGCTTGGCTTGCGCGCACACACTTGACCTCTAACTCATGCAAAACTTGCCCGCCAACAACCATTTCAGTCGATCTTCCCTCTGGAATCTCTTGAAATCCTTGTCGATCTTTTTCTTGGGCCGGCCGGTGTCTACGTACATACTTGTGCTCGATTAGCTAGATAATGGAACTCGGAACGGAAGCTATAAGGTGATGAATATACCAAATGATATCTGCCGGttcatacatatacatattttaTACCTTTCACACTACTCGATGCAGCAGCCTAGATTTGATGGATGAGGTAATTGAATGCGTACGTGTTAGGATCATACCTAACCCTTAAGTCTAGCTTTGCTTATTATCAGTAGAAATAGGATTATGTATTGGGATTAGCCAAAGGGCGTACTGGCCCAGATGACATGGATTGTGGCCCTAGTCATTTGTCTTTTTGTAAACCTGAGACAACGTCTGATCTCAGTTAAAAGCTGTACCAGCTCAACCATTTGAGACATGAAATGAAAATGCTTATCTTTTGAATTCCTCCCAAATCCCTTCTGTCCCCAGTTGAGTCTatcaactggtatcagagcatggCTCCATCTAGGACCTTGCAAACTTCTGCTCCCTCCTCCACCCCTATCTCTTCTGCCCACGTTCCAGCACTCTTACCCACCCCACCCCCAGCCGCAGCCACAGCCCTAGCCTCTGCTTCCCATCAACCTGATGACTTCGAACCTGTGAGTACGACTGAGTTACATCACTCTATTGTGTTACTTCAGGAGGAATTCCATCATTCGATAGACTCCATCAACCAGAATAATGCTGCTTTCCAAAACCACATCACGGCCCGAATGGCCGCCCTTCAAAGTACTCTAGTGCAAGCTTTAACACAACAACATCAGCCCATACACCCCAGAACCACCAGCTCCACTCCTTCCCCGACGCCTTCTTTCTCACAACTTCCTCCACCCAGCACACCGGCCAACGTCCCTTCCATCACCTTCGGTTCGGTACCTTCACCTGCAACTGACTGGCCAGGTACACTACTCTCTCTTCCCCCAGGTTCCTCTCCACACACCCCACCACCACCCACAGCTGCTACACCACAATTTTCAACCATTACATCCCTTCCAACCAACCAacctcttggccaaaacacttTCACCCCCCAGCCACCGTTCGGTTACCTTCCAGCACCACAAACACATACCACCCACACGTATCACCCAGACCCACAATCATTCCGTGCACCAAAAATTGACCTCCCTCGCTTCACAGGCGACGACCCAGCCGGATGGATATCCATGGCCGAACGGTACCTCAAAACCCACAAAATTCGGCTGTCGGAACGCGTATCCATAGCAGCAACCCACTTTGGCCCAGCTGCATCATTTTGGATGGATGCGTTTGAGCAAAGACATCCATTCATCACTTGGGAGCAATTTGTTCCGGCGTTCCTCGCCCACTTCGGTGCCGGTACAAACTATGACTTCAAAATTGCCCTTTCACATCTCCAACAAACTTCCACCGTTGAAGAGTTCATTACCGAGTTCACCAAGCTTTCGACCCGTGTTCCACATTGGGGTGATGACCAGCTAATTCCCATGTTTCTAGGCGGTTTGAAACAGTCCATCAGGCATGACGTCAAGGCTATCAATCCTAGCACTCTGGTTGAGGCACAGAGACTGGCAAGATGCTATGAAGCCAAATTGTCGGACTCCTCGGCTGTTTCTGAATACCATACGGGCAGGTATCAACGGTCCTCTACATGGTCCCAACCTTTTCGACATCACAGTGGTCCATCTTTCCAGGCCAACCCCAACCACACATACTGTGCCAACATAACCCCTGCCACTACACACCCTACACAAGTCGCGCCAAATCCACCGCACCAAACACACCGCCCTCTCCACCCTAGGCCTCCACGGGTCTGGTCAACCTCTGAAGAAAGAGACAGGAGAGCAAAAGGCCTCTGCTTTACCTGTGATGAGCCGTATTCACCTACACATGTTTGCAAACGTCGTTTCGTGGCTATTCTTGGGTGTCCCACATCTCCAACAGCAGAGGAATCCCAAGAATTTCACGATTGCTCGCCAACATTGGAAGAATCAATGGAAGAAGTCGAACCTGCATACCCACTCCATGCCATCACTAACATGGCAATAAGTGATATGATGCGACTCACCGGCCTTATTCAGGAAGTGCCCATCCGTGTATTTATCGATTGTGGTGCAGCGTCGAACTTTCTCAACCCCACCATCGCTCAACAACTCCATCTTCCGATATCCTCCGCCACGGGACTCCGATTCTCTTCCGCTTCGGGACAACCCTTATCCCCCACAGGAGCTGTTCACAACGTGACCATCACCATTCAAGATTACAACTTCACCGGGTCTTTTCTCCTTCTGCCCGTTACGGGTTGTGACTTGGTACTTGGCGCTCCTTGGCTGGACTCTTTGGGTATGATCGGTTGGCATTTCTTAGAAAAGACCATGGTGTTCTACACAGAAGGGAGATGCCATGTGCTCCAAGGGATCACTCACCCACCCCAATCAATTGCAACCACCGAAATCCTTGCTCTCTTACCTTCAGATCAGTGGGACCCCCTGGCCCAATCTCCCCATCTTACAAAGCCCACTcaccatgatccccatgtcccagAAATTCAATCCCTTCTAGCCCAATACTCAGACATCTTTGAGCCCCTCTCGACCCTTCCACCATCCAGGCCCGTTGACCACCATATCAACCTCCTCCCGAACACTAGCCCGGTCAATGTGCGACCATACCGCTATCCCCATTCTCAAAAGGCGGAGTTGGAAACCCAGGTGGCTGAAATGTTAGCTCAAGGCATCATCCGACCTAGTGGTAGCCCTTTTTCTTCCCCAGTCCTTTTGGTAAAGAAAAAGGAGGGTACATGGCGATTTTGCGTCGACTACCGAGCCTTGAATGCAGTCACGGTTAAGGATCGTTTTCCCATTCCGGTTGTCGATGAACTCTTGGATGAACTACATGGCACCACACATTTCTCCAAGCTTGATTTGCGGTCTGGGTATCATCAAATTCGGATGTGGGAGGAGGACATTCCGAAAACGGCATTCCGCACTCATGAAGGTCACTTTGAATTCATGGTAATGCCCTTTGGTTTAACTAATGCTCCCTCTACTTTTCAAGCTTTGATGAACCAAGTTTTTAAACCATTACTTCGAAAGTGTGTTTTGGTTTTCTTCGATGATATATTGGTGTATAGCAGCGATTTCCAATCCCACTTACACGATCTGCAAGAGGTCTTTCACCTTCTCCGGGCAAACCACTTGAAAGCCAAGTTATCCAAATGCTCATTTGATCAGCCCATGGTTCATTACCTAGGCCATGTCATCTCTTCATAAGGTGTTTCGGTGGACCCTGATAAAGTACAAGCTATCCAAGACTGGCCCAAGCCCAAAACACTCAAGGCCTTGCGCGGCTTCTTAGGTCTCACAGGATACTACCGCCGCTTCATACACCATTACGGCATTCTGGCCAAGCCCCTAACCGATCTTCTCAAACATGATAGCTTCATCTGGTCTCCCTCTTCGGAATCTGCAttcgaagctttgaagttggtCCTCATGTCGGCACCAGTACTAGCGCTACCTGATTTTTCTCAGCCATTCGTGGTTGAAACCGACGCTAGTGGGCTCGGTATCGGAGCCGTATTATCACAGCACCACCACCCAATTGCCTTCCTCAGTAAGGCACTCTCTCCGAGGAACCAAGCTCTATCAGTGTATGACAAAGAGATGTTGGCGGTTCTCTTCGCCATCGAGAAGTGGCGACCGTACCTGCTGGGCAATCCATTCACCATTCTCACAGATCACCAAACTCTCAGGCACTTGTTGGATCAAAGAATCTCCACTCCTTCACAGCAGAAGTGGTTGGCCAAACTCATGGGCTACAACTACACCATCCAGTACCGAGCCGGGAAATTTAATACCGTTCCGGACCTTCTCTCCCTACGCCATGAACTGTGCTCTGTTCATGAGGTTTCTGCTCCCATCTTTGATAGCTTGGATCAGATTCGACATGCTTGTGAGCGCGACCCGGAAGCCAAGACCATCCTATCCCAATTGCAACAAAACCAGCCGACTAAGGCGGGTTTCACTTTACACGGCCATCAGTTGCTCTACAAAGGCCGGGTCTTTGTTCCGGCCACGTCAGATTGGCGTTCAAAGCTACTCTTGGAGTTTCATTCATCTCTCACTGCTGGACATTCGGGCTACCTGCGCACCTATGTCCGCTTAGCTCGAAGTTTCGCTTGGCCAGGCATGAGGAAAGATATCAAAGCATTCATTGCTGCTTGCGATCAATGTCAGCGCCAAACTTACGAAACTATCCACCCACCAGGGTTATTGCAACCTCTGCCCATTCCGGAACATATTTGGTTTGATATTTCGATGGATTTCATCGATGGCTTGCCCCCATACAATGGACAGAATGCTATCCTAGTAGTCGTGGACCGTCTCTCCAAACAAGGACACTTCGTAGCCATTTCCCACCTTTATAGTGCTACCCAGATTGCGGAGGTCTTcttgaaggaaattttccgcCTCCACGGAATGCCAAAATCCATTGTAAGTGATCGTGATCCTGTCTTCATGAGTCAATTTTGGGTGGCCTTTTTCAAATTACAGGGCACCACTCTATGCCGGAGTTCAGCGTACCATCCCCAATCGGATGGTCAAACTGAGGTCGTCAACCGGTCGTTAGAGCACTATTTGCGGTGCTTTGTGGCGGATAAGCCTTCATCTTGGGCTGAGCTACTTCATTGGGCAGAATGGTGGTATAACACCACTTACCACTCCACAATCAAAATGTCCCCATTTCAGGCTGTCTATGGCACACCCCCATCGTCGGTGTCGATGTATACTCCGGGCTCTACGGCGGTCCATGCTGTGGATCGTACCCTGCAAGATCGTAATGCTCTACTTGACATATTGAAGACTCACATGTCTCAAGCCCAAAACTGAATGAAACAGCAAGCTGATTCTCACCGCACCGAACGAGAGTTccaagttggtgattgggttTTTCTGAAATTGCATCCCTATAGACAACAATCCTTGGTGAAACGCCCCTCTCATAAACTGTCTCCCCGTTTTTACGGCCCTTTCCAAGTGCAGGCTAAGGTC
This portion of the Rosa chinensis cultivar Old Blush chromosome 1, RchiOBHm-V2, whole genome shotgun sequence genome encodes:
- the LOC112182590 gene encoding norbelladine synthase codes for the protein MVVGGQVLHELEVKCVRASQAWELTDTLELAKLIQQTLTDIIDNIEVVQGDGQAGTIIKLTFAPGVPGPRWQEEKFTMVDNEKRVKEVEKEADNIDKYLLRIKHARDQLSSVSVNRIDEDIVVVTLNGLPDEYSMIKNVIRACKRLTYLLEGL